The following coding sequences lie in one Klebsiella huaxiensis genomic window:
- a CDS encoding ABC transporter permease, translated as MSQLTLKTPSTGQTGSSPLAWLSRAGFGVITLLAIALFGWANPVFLTFDNWANLLQGSAILLIVAMAMTLIVSAGAIDLSVGVALDFGAAFALVALKTWHLPWQAAVGCALLGGVIIGLLNAFLILICQIRPFLATLGTWFIASSAERIYTDGGGSISYRRMAPEYHDLAVGNIAGIPTPVVIVLVLWLAAWLITERTLFGKYVRAIGQNGEAARIAGIRDRRTMLWVLVAASALCAVGGVILSANLRQFTPLAGQAYLMDAIAAVFIGTAFNRLGRVSIAGTLGGVLFLAIIDNGLNLMGLNYLVKDALVGVILVVALALSFWQARLRQTHR; from the coding sequence ATGAGCCAGTTGACGCTCAAGACCCCATCAACGGGGCAAACCGGCAGCAGTCCGCTGGCGTGGCTGTCGCGGGCAGGATTCGGCGTGATTACTCTGCTGGCGATTGCCCTGTTCGGCTGGGCAAATCCGGTTTTTTTGACCTTCGATAACTGGGCGAACCTGCTGCAGGGCAGCGCCATCCTGCTGATTGTGGCGATGGCGATGACCCTTATCGTCAGCGCCGGAGCGATTGACCTCTCCGTCGGCGTAGCGCTTGATTTCGGCGCCGCCTTTGCGCTGGTAGCGCTGAAAACCTGGCACCTGCCGTGGCAGGCTGCGGTCGGCTGCGCGCTGCTCGGCGGGGTGATAATCGGCCTGCTGAACGCCTTCCTGATCCTTATTTGCCAGATTCGTCCGTTCCTTGCCACCCTCGGCACCTGGTTTATCGCCAGCAGCGCCGAGCGCATCTATACCGACGGCGGCGGCTCTATCTCTTATCGCCGGATGGCACCGGAATATCACGATCTGGCGGTCGGCAATATCGCCGGAATTCCAACGCCAGTGGTCATTGTTCTGGTGCTGTGGCTGGCGGCCTGGCTGATTACCGAACGTACGCTGTTCGGCAAATACGTTCGCGCTATCGGTCAGAACGGCGAAGCGGCGCGTATCGCCGGAATTCGCGACCGTCGCACCATGTTGTGGGTGCTGGTGGCGGCCTCCGCCCTGTGCGCCGTCGGCGGCGTTATCCTTTCCGCTAACCTGCGCCAGTTTACGCCGCTGGCCGGTCAGGCCTATCTGATGGACGCTATCGCCGCGGTATTTATCGGTACCGCCTTCAACCGGCTGGGCCGGGTCAGCATCGCCGGAACCCTCGGTGGGGTGCTGTTCCTCGCGATTATTGATAACGGCCTGAACCTGATGGGGCTTAACTACCTGGTGAAAGATGCGCTGGTTGGCGTGATTCTGGTCGTCGCGCTGGCCCTCTCCTTCTGGCAGGCGCGCCTGCGTCAAACCCATCGTTAA
- a CDS encoding carbohydrate kinase family protein produces MATFDAAFVGLTILDIAGRPVIDIPPRGGVAFIEQIRLNPAGTAAGANINAAKLGIRTAAVACLGEDEKADFILASYARLGIDCSLVQRTAQQETSATILPIRPNGERPALHCRGASDELFISEEQFAAILDCRFLHHGGTGLLAAMDQGQSALLLQAAKARGVTTSFDLIAPNEHTLDLLRPLLPSVDYFMPSLEEAAYLCGQTRPEDIARFFFELGVGTCILKDGENGSWLLTRDGAVEHIAPYRVDAVDTTGCGDSYCGGFIAALARGLSVKEACEVASAVAALVATGMGSDAGVVDWEHTQAFMADNRR; encoded by the coding sequence ATGGCAACCTTTGACGCCGCCTTTGTCGGCCTGACTATTCTTGATATCGCCGGTCGCCCGGTTATCGACATCCCGCCGCGCGGCGGGGTGGCCTTTATCGAACAAATTCGTCTGAACCCCGCCGGAACCGCCGCCGGAGCCAATATTAATGCCGCTAAGCTGGGCATTCGTACCGCCGCGGTGGCCTGCCTCGGCGAAGATGAAAAGGCCGATTTTATCCTCGCCAGCTATGCACGGCTGGGAATCGACTGTTCGCTGGTCCAGCGTACCGCGCAGCAGGAAACGTCGGCGACGATCCTCCCTATCCGCCCCAACGGCGAGCGACCGGCGCTGCACTGCCGGGGAGCTTCCGATGAGCTTTTCATCAGTGAAGAACAGTTCGCCGCGATTCTTGACTGCCGCTTCCTGCACCACGGCGGCACCGGCCTGCTGGCGGCGATGGACCAGGGGCAAAGCGCCCTTTTGCTGCAAGCGGCTAAGGCTCGCGGCGTCACCACCAGCTTTGATTTAATCGCGCCCAATGAGCACACCCTCGATCTGCTGCGCCCGCTGCTGCCGTCGGTGGACTACTTTATGCCTTCACTTGAAGAAGCAGCATACCTTTGCGGGCAAACGCGGCCAGAAGACATCGCCCGCTTTTTCTTCGAACTTGGCGTCGGGACCTGCATTCTGAAAGATGGTGAAAACGGCTCCTGGCTGCTGACCCGCGACGGCGCAGTCGAGCATATCGCGCCGTACCGGGTCGATGCTGTCGACACCACCGGCTGCGGCGACAGCTACTGCGGCGGCTTTATTGCCGCGCTGGCCCGTGGGTTAAGCGTCAAAGAGGCATGTGAGGTGGCTTCTGCGGTGGCCGCGCTGGTGGCGACCGGCATGGGCTCGGATGCGGGCGTGGTCGACTGGGAGCATACTCAGGCATTTATGGCGGATAACCGTCGCTGA
- a CDS encoding 2-hydroxyacid dehydrogenase: protein MKIVFTAEHAGDLSAFQQLGELRVEGWALGKPKLSAGQLIELAHDADVLVTSYDDVTEEVIAACPRLQVIACTRANPVNIDTKAAQARDISVLYTPGRNADAAAELTLGMMLSLARHIPQSHAALKRGEFTNAENAAQATQSGLRRDVVWDVSPESPYEVFKGSELRNKTLGLIGYGNIGRRVARIARAFGMAVLVVDPFVAAEDINEPGLQKTTLEGLFREADIVSLHLSSGPHSDGLVNAQLLKSMKPGALLINTSRAAVVDEEALISALRHGPLGGAALDVYHREPLWRDHPFVTEFDNVIITPHIAGATRESIAKHTAMIAADLQRYVAGEPLLYQWR from the coding sequence ATGAAAATTGTTTTTACCGCCGAACACGCCGGCGATCTCAGCGCATTTCAGCAACTGGGTGAACTGCGAGTGGAAGGTTGGGCGCTGGGTAAACCGAAGCTGAGCGCAGGCCAGCTGATTGAGCTGGCCCACGACGCTGACGTACTGGTGACCAGCTACGATGATGTGACGGAAGAGGTGATTGCCGCTTGTCCGCGTCTGCAGGTCATCGCCTGCACCCGCGCCAATCCGGTGAATATTGATACCAAAGCCGCGCAGGCGCGCGATATCAGCGTACTCTATACGCCGGGCCGCAATGCGGACGCAGCAGCAGAGCTGACGCTGGGGATGATGTTAAGCCTGGCGCGGCATATTCCGCAATCGCACGCGGCGCTGAAACGTGGTGAATTCACTAACGCCGAGAACGCCGCCCAGGCCACCCAGAGCGGGCTGCGCCGCGATGTGGTGTGGGACGTCAGCCCGGAAAGTCCTTATGAAGTGTTTAAAGGCAGCGAGCTGCGCAATAAAACCCTGGGGCTGATCGGCTATGGCAATATTGGCCGCCGCGTGGCGCGTATTGCCCGCGCCTTTGGCATGGCGGTGCTGGTGGTGGATCCGTTTGTCGCCGCCGAGGATATCAACGAGCCGGGGCTACAGAAAACAACGCTTGAGGGGCTGTTCCGTGAGGCGGATATTGTCAGCCTGCATCTGAGCAGTGGTCCGCACAGCGATGGTCTGGTGAACGCACAGTTATTGAAGAGCATGAAGCCGGGGGCGCTGCTGATTAATACCTCGCGTGCTGCGGTGGTGGATGAAGAGGCGTTAATTAGCGCACTACGCCACGGCCCATTGGGCGGCGCGGCGCTGGATGTTTATCATCGCGAGCCGCTGTGGCGCGATCATCCTTTTGTTACCGAGTTTGATAACGTGATTATCACCCCGCATATCGCCGGGGCGACGAGAGAAAGCATCGCTAAACATACGGCGATGATTGCTGCCGACCTTCAGCGCTATGTTGCCGGGGAGCCGCTGCTCTATCAGTGGCGTTAA
- a CDS encoding FGGY-family carbohydrate kinase: MDFYLGIDIGTSRVKAVLFDEHFQACASAAQNTGPRLLANGHAEQDMAQLWQSVVEILREIAQHPALQKGRLCAIGLAGQGEGVWLSDAEGEPVGPGILWSDTRSRELMSELLNRPGFDRRFFDDTGTHLQPCNTSMQLCWLKHHQPERLAAARYLFFAKDWIRFRLTGVAALDLTDASTSLLNQQSGTLSGVVLNEMGLTDLAHLFPPLLAPDAQAGTLREEIAALTGLPVATPVAAGALDVCSAALGCGAVNDGDIYTILGTTCCTGIVCHGRQTVNEGTRYVTHTETGSFINLFPMQAGTPNIDWLQQQISLNPDLQQLEQSIASVEPGSGGVFWQPYLNGERAPFFSPEARAGYFGISQHTTRAELQRAVFEGLAYAIVDSLQGYPQGGELYLTGGGAASATWLQIIADCTGRTVVSSTFNELSARGAAILAARSVDALTRYPALEQTRYQPNPQAHTRYAALYPVYRLLREQMLPVWQARHEALQRISQEQRI, from the coding sequence ATGGATTTTTATCTCGGAATCGATATCGGTACCTCACGGGTCAAAGCGGTGCTGTTTGATGAACATTTTCAGGCGTGCGCCAGCGCGGCGCAAAATACCGGCCCGCGCCTGTTGGCCAACGGTCACGCTGAGCAGGATATGGCCCAGTTGTGGCAGTCGGTGGTGGAGATTCTGCGCGAGATTGCTCAGCATCCGGCGCTGCAAAAAGGGCGTTTATGCGCAATTGGCCTTGCCGGGCAGGGCGAAGGCGTTTGGCTTAGCGACGCCGAGGGCGAACCGGTTGGGCCGGGTATCCTGTGGAGCGATACCCGCAGCCGCGAGCTGATGAGTGAACTGCTCAACCGCCCCGGTTTTGACCGCCGTTTCTTTGACGATACCGGCACCCATCTGCAACCCTGCAACACCAGCATGCAGCTATGCTGGCTCAAACATCATCAGCCCGAACGGCTGGCGGCAGCCCGCTATCTGTTTTTCGCTAAGGACTGGATCCGCTTTCGCCTCACTGGCGTTGCAGCGCTGGATCTTACTGATGCCAGCACCTCTTTGCTTAACCAGCAGAGCGGAACATTATCCGGGGTTGTACTCAATGAGATGGGGCTGACGGATTTAGCCCATCTGTTCCCGCCGCTGCTGGCACCGGATGCTCAGGCAGGTACGCTACGGGAAGAGATCGCGGCGCTGACCGGGCTTCCCGTTGCTACGCCGGTGGCGGCTGGCGCGCTCGATGTGTGCAGCGCGGCGCTTGGCTGCGGCGCGGTGAACGACGGAGACATCTATACTATTCTCGGCACCACCTGCTGCACCGGCATCGTCTGCCATGGTCGTCAAACGGTCAACGAGGGGACGCGCTACGTCACCCACACCGAGACGGGCAGCTTTATTAACCTTTTTCCGATGCAGGCCGGAACGCCAAACATCGACTGGCTCCAGCAGCAGATTTCGCTGAACCCCGATTTACAGCAGCTGGAACAGAGCATCGCCAGCGTTGAGCCGGGCAGCGGCGGCGTCTTCTGGCAGCCCTATCTCAACGGCGAACGCGCGCCGTTCTTTAGCCCCGAAGCGCGGGCCGGGTATTTTGGTATTAGCCAGCACACCACTCGCGCGGAGCTACAGCGAGCAGTATTTGAAGGACTGGCTTACGCCATCGTCGACTCGCTTCAGGGTTATCCGCAGGGCGGTGAGCTGTACCTGACCGGCGGCGGGGCGGCGTCAGCGACCTGGCTGCAAATTATTGCCGACTGCACCGGCAGAACGGTGGTTTCCAGTACTTTCAACGAGCTTAGCGCGCGCGGAGCGGCGATTCTGGCGGCGCGCAGCGTCGATGCGCTGACCCGCTACCCCGCACTTGAGCAGACTCGTTACCAACCTAATCCGCAGGCGCATACCCGTTACGCTGCGCTCTATCCGGTTTATCGCCTGCTGCGTGAGCAGATGCTCCCGGTCTGGCAGGCTCGCCACGAGGCGCTTCAACGTATTTCTCAGGAACAACGCATATGA
- a CDS encoding methylthioribulose 1-phosphate dehydratase, producing the protein MWQERLAQLVTTCHWIGAKGWAPATGGNMSVRQDETWCWLSESGRDKGSLTKEDFLQVEIASNKAPSGRKPSAETGLHTLVYRLFPEANVVLHVHTVNATVLSRIEKSGTLALQGYEMQKTLTGQHSHLDTVPVAIFDNDQDIDALAARIEDYAQTNPLRYGFLLRGHGLTCWGKDINEARRQLEGLEFLFECELMRRRYERD; encoded by the coding sequence ATGTGGCAAGAAAGACTCGCGCAACTGGTCACCACCTGTCATTGGATCGGCGCGAAAGGCTGGGCTCCGGCCACCGGCGGCAATATGTCAGTGCGTCAGGACGAGACCTGGTGCTGGCTCAGCGAGTCGGGACGCGATAAAGGCAGCCTGACGAAGGAAGATTTCCTCCAGGTTGAGATCGCCAGCAATAAAGCGCCTTCCGGGCGTAAACCTTCCGCCGAAACCGGCCTGCATACGCTGGTGTATCGCCTGTTCCCGGAGGCCAACGTTGTACTGCACGTGCATACCGTCAACGCTACCGTGCTGTCGCGCATTGAAAAAAGCGGCACCCTGGCGCTGCAGGGCTATGAGATGCAGAAAACCCTGACCGGTCAGCATAGCCACCTTGATACCGTACCGGTGGCGATTTTCGATAACGACCAGGATATCGATGCTCTGGCGGCGCGCATTGAAGACTATGCGCAGACCAACCCGCTGCGCTACGGCTTCCTGCTGCGCGGCCACGGCCTGACCTGCTGGGGCAAAGACATTAACGAGGCCCGTCGTCAGCTGGAAGGACTGGAATTTCTGTTCGAGTGCGAGCTGATGCGTCGCCGCTACGAGCGCGACTAA
- the codB gene encoding cytosine permease — MSNSNDFPLVEAPASGRKGVFSISMVLFSFTFFTGTMFAGGKLGVSFSIVNLLWIAVIGNFLLALYAASLGWIAARSGLNTVLMGRFCFGEIGSKLADFILGFAELGWYAWGTATVAISLVKILALPEAMTIPLMILFGILFCVTALVGYKGLDALSRVSVPLMFILLVVSMYLAAHHAGGWQAMTKIEPGETMTWSAAITMVFGTFASGATQATNWTRLANSSRTAIIASMSSFLVGNGLMIVAGAWCAIVYQQADIVEVLILQGLSVAAVVMLCLNLLTIQGPTIYNVSAAACHLLRSERRRTLTVVAAGVGILLAIGGMYEMLIPFLVLLGSIIPPIGGVILADYWFYRGGRYPLLQTARLPRFNWLGLSAYAVGAVVAYLSPWIAPLVGITVSALVYIALIRLSKRQPAADSVAEQ, encoded by the coding sequence ATGTCAAACAGCAATGATTTTCCGCTCGTCGAAGCGCCTGCCTCAGGGCGCAAAGGCGTATTTTCGATCTCCATGGTCCTGTTCAGCTTCACCTTTTTTACCGGCACGATGTTCGCAGGCGGCAAGCTTGGCGTCTCTTTTTCGATTGTGAACCTGCTATGGATTGCGGTTATCGGTAACTTTCTGCTGGCGCTATACGCCGCATCGCTCGGTTGGATTGCCGCGCGCAGCGGGCTGAATACCGTGCTTATGGGGCGTTTTTGCTTTGGGGAAATTGGCAGCAAGCTCGCCGATTTTATTCTCGGTTTCGCCGAACTGGGCTGGTACGCCTGGGGTACCGCGACGGTCGCTATCTCGCTGGTCAAAATCCTCGCCCTGCCCGAGGCGATGACCATTCCGCTGATGATCCTGTTTGGGATCCTGTTCTGCGTGACCGCGCTGGTGGGCTACAAGGGGCTGGATGCGCTATCGCGCGTGTCGGTGCCGCTGATGTTTATTCTGCTGGTAGTTTCTATGTATCTTGCCGCCCATCACGCTGGCGGCTGGCAGGCGATGACCAAAATCGAACCGGGCGAAACCATGACCTGGTCGGCGGCGATCACCATGGTGTTCGGCACTTTCGCCAGCGGCGCGACCCAGGCGACGAACTGGACCCGTCTGGCTAACTCCAGCCGCACCGCTATCATCGCCAGCATGAGCAGCTTCCTCGTCGGTAACGGGCTGATGATTGTTGCCGGGGCGTGGTGCGCCATCGTCTACCAGCAGGCCGACATTGTAGAAGTGCTGATTTTACAGGGGCTGTCCGTCGCCGCGGTGGTGATGCTGTGCCTCAACCTGCTGACGATTCAGGGGCCGACTATCTATAACGTCTCGGCTGCCGCCTGCCATCTGCTGCGCAGCGAACGCCGCCGTACCCTGACCGTGGTCGCCGCTGGCGTCGGCATTCTGCTGGCCATTGGCGGGATGTACGAAATGCTGATCCCGTTCCTGGTGCTGCTCGGTAGTATCATCCCGCCCATCGGCGGCGTCATTCTTGCCGACTATTGGTTCTATCGCGGCGGGCGCTATCCGCTGCTGCAAACCGCCCGCTTGCCGCGCTTTAACTGGCTGGGGCTCAGTGCCTACGCCGTCGGCGCGGTGGTGGCTTATCTGTCGCCGTGGATCGCGCCGCTAGTGGGGATTACCGTCTCCGCGCTGGTCTACATCGCCCTGATCCGCCTGAGCAAACGCCAGCCCGCCGCTGACTCAGTTGCGGAACAGTAA
- a CDS encoding PucR family transcriptional regulator produces MSLTVNEILALDGLSAMRLRAGKQGLQLAVRWYYVAENENIAEWIMGGELVFITGINHPRDENNLIHLLMEGKQRGIAGMVILTGDAYIHTIPPRLIALADELGIPLIEQPYLLKMVIVTERIGTALVRSENALQSQRDILLQLLTGDYPDLQILHQRALHQQLDFTRPLRVAALRLEGIARLFRQFPPEQAEAWLQQARRTVRQRLQQQLNQQGNPFPLVERSNMFLFLIPDEEGEFYQQKKWLEQWLLTLAEGNDGLSLLCGLSAPVQQLQGYQRALSQARQALDLSDNLRPAQRISDYQQLGFIKLLSAVSDPGLLTDFMHDTLGCLIEPDRKSPWLLMETLETLLQESGNVVRAAERLGIHRNTLHQRIQRIEKLTGYPVSHPQFHLNASVALAIWRMSQNHLREQP; encoded by the coding sequence ATGAGTCTGACGGTCAATGAAATCCTCGCGCTGGACGGGCTCTCCGCCATGCGCCTGCGCGCGGGTAAACAGGGATTGCAGCTGGCGGTTCGCTGGTACTACGTGGCGGAAAATGAAAATATCGCCGAGTGGATCATGGGCGGGGAACTGGTGTTTATCACCGGGATCAACCATCCCCGCGATGAAAACAACCTGATTCATTTACTGATGGAAGGCAAGCAGCGCGGGATCGCCGGAATGGTGATCCTGACCGGCGACGCTTATATCCACACGATCCCACCGCGGCTGATCGCGCTGGCCGACGAGCTGGGCATTCCGCTGATCGAGCAGCCCTATCTGCTGAAGATGGTGATTGTGACCGAGCGCATCGGCACCGCGCTGGTACGCAGCGAGAATGCTCTGCAATCACAGCGCGATATTCTGCTGCAGCTGCTAACCGGTGATTATCCCGACCTGCAAATCCTGCATCAGCGCGCGCTCCACCAGCAGCTGGATTTTACCCGACCGCTGCGGGTAGCGGCGCTGCGCCTTGAGGGGATAGCGCGCCTGTTTCGCCAGTTTCCGCCCGAGCAGGCCGAAGCCTGGCTCCAGCAGGCCCGCCGCACCGTGCGCCAGCGCTTGCAGCAGCAGCTCAATCAGCAGGGCAACCCTTTTCCGCTGGTCGAGCGCAGCAATATGTTTCTCTTCCTGATCCCGGACGAAGAAGGCGAGTTTTATCAACAGAAAAAGTGGTTAGAACAGTGGCTGCTGACGCTGGCAGAAGGTAACGATGGGCTGTCGCTGCTGTGCGGACTGTCCGCACCGGTGCAGCAGCTACAGGGATATCAGCGCGCGCTGTCGCAGGCGCGCCAGGCGCTGGATCTCAGCGATAACCTGCGTCCGGCCCAACGCATCAGCGATTATCAGCAACTGGGCTTTATCAAGCTGCTTTCCGCCGTCAGCGACCCTGGGCTGCTAACCGACTTTATGCATGACACTCTCGGCTGCCTGATCGAACCCGACCGCAAAAGTCCGTGGCTATTAATGGAGACGCTGGAAACGCTGCTTCAGGAGAGCGGCAACGTGGTCAGGGCCGCCGAGCGGTTGGGGATTCACCGCAACACGCTGCATCAGCGCATCCAACGAATTGAAAAGCTGACAGGCTATCCGGTCAGCCATCCGCAATTTCATCTCAACGCCTCGGTCGCTTTAGCTATCTGGCGTATGTCGCAAAACCATTTACGGGAACAACCATGA
- the codA gene encoding cytosine deaminase, with translation MKIINARLRHKEALYTLDLQDGLIKSITVQAAAQAVDANDIDAQQKLVIPPFVEPHIHLDATLTAGEPEWNMSGTLFEGIARWSQRKESVTVEDTRQRALKTIGMLRDNGVQHVRTHIDVTDPSLTALEAMLRVKKEAAHLIDLQIVAFPQEGIESFPGGRELMTRAIEMGADVVGGIPHYENTRDKGVSSVMFLMDLAQRHGCLVDVHCDEIDDPQSRFLEVLAEEARVRGMGAQVTASHTCAMGSYDNAYCSKLFRLLKASGISFISCPTESIHLQGRFDSWPKRRGVTRVAELDRAGINVCFAQDSIQDPWYPLGNGNIMRILDAGLHICHMLGYEDLQRCLDLITDNSARALCLGDNYGIAEGRPANLLILDAENDYDAVRRQAKVLTSIRHGDIILQRQPEQICYPN, from the coding sequence ATGAAAATTATCAACGCGCGCCTGCGCCATAAAGAAGCGCTCTATACCCTGGATCTCCAGGACGGTTTGATTAAAAGCATCACCGTGCAGGCAGCCGCACAGGCGGTTGACGCCAACGATATCGATGCGCAGCAAAAGCTGGTGATCCCGCCGTTTGTCGAACCGCATATCCATCTCGACGCCACCCTGACGGCGGGCGAACCGGAGTGGAATATGAGCGGCACGCTGTTTGAGGGCATCGCCCGCTGGAGCCAGCGTAAAGAGAGCGTCACGGTTGAAGATACGCGCCAGCGCGCGCTGAAAACGATCGGTATGCTGCGCGATAACGGCGTACAGCACGTGCGTACCCATATTGATGTCACCGACCCCTCCCTGACCGCGCTGGAAGCCATGCTGAGGGTAAAAAAGGAGGCGGCCCATCTTATTGACCTGCAAATCGTCGCCTTCCCGCAGGAGGGCATCGAATCCTTCCCCGGCGGGCGCGAGCTGATGACCCGCGCCATTGAGATGGGTGCCGACGTGGTAGGCGGCATTCCGCACTACGAAAATACCCGCGACAAGGGCGTTAGCTCAGTCATGTTTTTGATGGATCTGGCCCAGCGCCATGGCTGCCTGGTGGACGTGCACTGCGATGAAATCGATGACCCGCAGTCGCGTTTTCTGGAAGTGCTGGCGGAAGAAGCCCGGGTTCGCGGCATGGGCGCGCAGGTCACCGCCAGCCATACCTGCGCGATGGGCTCTTACGATAACGCCTATTGTTCGAAGCTGTTCCGCCTGCTAAAAGCCTCGGGAATCAGCTTTATCTCCTGCCCGACCGAAAGCATTCATCTGCAAGGGCGCTTTGACAGCTGGCCGAAACGGCGTGGCGTGACGCGGGTGGCGGAGCTGGACCGCGCCGGGATCAACGTCTGCTTTGCTCAGGATTCCATTCAGGACCCGTGGTATCCACTGGGCAACGGCAATATCATGCGCATCCTCGACGCCGGGCTGCACATCTGCCATATGCTGGGGTATGAAGATTTGCAGCGTTGCCTCGATCTCATTACCGATAACAGCGCCCGGGCGCTGTGCCTGGGCGATAACTACGGTATTGCCGAAGGACGTCCGGCGAACCTGCTGATCCTTGATGCGGAAAACGACTATGACGCCGTGCGCCGCCAGGCCAAAGTGCTGACCTCCATTCGCCATGGCGACATTATTTTGCAGCGCCAGCCGGAACAGATTTGCTATCCAAACTGA
- a CDS encoding sulfatase family protein: MNQPNILWICTDQQRWDTLSCLGTPGAQTPHIDNLAAAGVLFERAYVQSPICTPSRASFLTGMYPIAHQIQRNGNRRFPEHLHLLPRSFQQAGYRTGLIGKLHLSASQHGVEQRPDDGYDEFYWSQHPHPDWSEGHDYQTWLEEKGVDPQALYAHAQGAIYPGVEAEFHQTTWATERAREFISRHQQSPWFLSINLYDPHPPFDPPQAYLQRIDADAIRPPLFAESDLAHQARFTRVDQQTKKAVNPNAAVEGESLQGSHDTPPESWDAKAIRAAYFAMIAQIDDLVGSLTSLLDESGQRQNTLVIFMSDHGEMLGDHGLLYKGCRFYEGLVHVPLIVSWPQRFAPQRRSNALVELVDIPATLLESAGLTIPPQNQGQSLYSLLRGDSALHQHKPYVLSEYFDALGFPGSIGSRASMYFDGRYKLIVYHDAEEGELFDLDNDPHEFHDHWHDPQFKPLKAQLIQQHFSAMMKVSGAGPERISDF; this comes from the coding sequence ATGAACCAACCGAATATTTTATGGATATGTACCGATCAGCAGCGTTGGGATACGCTTTCCTGTCTTGGGACGCCCGGCGCGCAGACGCCGCACATTGATAACCTTGCCGCTGCCGGAGTGCTGTTTGAACGCGCCTATGTGCAAAGCCCAATCTGTACCCCCAGCCGGGCATCGTTTCTGACCGGAATGTACCCGATTGCGCATCAAATACAGCGCAACGGTAACCGCCGCTTTCCTGAGCACCTGCATCTGTTGCCTCGTTCATTTCAGCAGGCGGGATATCGCACCGGGCTGATTGGTAAGTTGCATCTTTCCGCCAGTCAGCACGGCGTAGAGCAGCGCCCCGACGATGGCTACGATGAGTTTTACTGGAGCCAACATCCGCACCCGGACTGGTCGGAGGGTCACGATTATCAGACGTGGTTGGAAGAGAAAGGCGTCGATCCGCAGGCACTATACGCCCACGCGCAGGGCGCGATTTATCCAGGAGTTGAGGCGGAATTTCACCAGACCACCTGGGCGACAGAGCGGGCGCGAGAATTTATCTCCCGCCATCAGCAGTCGCCGTGGTTCCTCAGCATTAACCTCTACGATCCGCATCCGCCGTTTGACCCGCCGCAGGCATATTTGCAGCGTATTGATGCGGATGCCATTCGCCCACCGCTGTTTGCCGAAAGCGATCTGGCCCATCAGGCGCGCTTTACGCGGGTCGACCAGCAGACCAAAAAGGCTGTCAATCCGAATGCGGCGGTAGAGGGTGAAAGCCTGCAAGGCAGCCATGACACGCCGCCGGAATCCTGGGATGCGAAGGCCATTCGCGCGGCCTATTTCGCTATGATAGCTCAGATAGACGATTTGGTCGGTAGCCTGACCTCGCTGCTTGATGAGAGCGGGCAGCGGCAGAATACGCTGGTTATCTTTATGAGCGATCACGGAGAGATGCTGGGCGATCACGGCCTGCTCTACAAAGGCTGCCGCTTTTATGAAGGGCTGGTGCACGTGCCACTGATCGTTTCGTGGCCGCAGCGTTTCGCGCCGCAGAGGCGCTCGAATGCCTTAGTCGAGCTGGTGGATATTCCTGCAACGTTACTGGAGAGCGCGGGGCTGACCATACCGCCACAGAACCAGGGGCAATCGCTGTATTCGTTGCTCAGGGGTGACAGCGCGCTGCATCAGCATAAGCCCTATGTGCTGAGCGAATATTTTGACGCGCTTGGCTTTCCCGGCAGCATCGGTTCGCGCGCCAGTATGTATTTTGATGGTCGCTATAAACTGATTGTTTATCACGATGCTGAAGAGGGGGAGCTGTTTGATTTAGATAACGATCCGCATGAATTTCATGACCACTGGCACGACCCGCAGTTTAAGCCGCTCAAGGCGCAGCTTATCCAGCAGCATTTTTCCGCCATGATGAAGGTGAGCGGCGCAGGGCCGGAGCGCATCAGTGATTTTTAG